The Betta splendens chromosome 4, fBetSpl5.4, whole genome shotgun sequence genome contains a region encoding:
- the r3hdm4 gene encoding R3H domain-containing protein 4: MVVLTNDNEEQDYILIEERKCISLPSSPAKRVSPTKRKQFFINQAIRNSDLTPRAKGKKSLRRLENTRYLDNLLEREDCSKDDLEVCSNPAIPSIFTEACTNGNYIPKWNDFMNCSGEEQERLLSLLEQEEAKQKSTSRLLKDQRNVYPAFTAQDCFQRIDRRLRVTLKRKQIPLGTLGLLENSLLNFFKAEPHSVYTTNLASSFERLLLHAICQYMDLSSASTDNNGSRQTKVVNKQENFLPPSPLLSVYLEQLS, translated from the exons ATGGTGGTTTTGACGAATGATAATGAAGAACAGGATTATAT CCTGATAGAAGAGCGCAAATGCATCTCCCTTCCCAGCTCCCCTGCCAAGCGAGTGTCTCCCACTAAAaggaagcagttctttatcaATCAAGCCATCCGAAACTCGGACCTCACTCCCCGTGCCAAAGGCAAAAAGAGCCTCCGCAGACTGGAAAACA CACGCTATCTTGATAATCTTCTTGAGAGGGAAGACTGCTCCAAAGATGATCTGGAGGTATGCAGTAACCCGGCTATTCCATCGATCTTCACTGAAGCCTGCACCAACGGAAACTACATACCG AAATGGAATGACTTCATGAATTGCTCTGGTGAGGAGCAAGAGAGGTTGTTGTCTCTGCTTGAGCAGGAGGAAGCCAAGCAGAAAAGCACCAGCCGCCTCCTCAAAGACCAGAGGAATG TATATCCTGCCTTTACTGCTCAGGACTGCTTCCAAAGAATTGATCGCAGGTTGCGAGTAACTCTTAAACGGAAGCAAATCCCTTTG GGAACTCTGGGACTACTTGAGAACAGCCTTCTGAACTTCTTCAAGGCTGAACCTCACTCAGTTTACACAACCAACCTTGCCAGCAG CTTTGAGAGACTGCTGCTTCATGCCATCTGCCAGTACATGGACCTATCCTCTGCAA GCACTGACAACAATGGCTCACGTCAGACCAAGGTGGTAAATAAGCAAGAAAACTTTCTGCCTCCTTCACCTCTGCTATCTGTATACCTGGAGCAGTTGAGCTGA